A genomic segment from Dermatobacter hominis encodes:
- a CDS encoding heme exporter protein CcmB, translating into MRKDLRLEWRSKVGIGQVLPFSLLVVLLFAFALDPDRGVLDRVTSGLFWVVVLFSSVLTIERAFSIEASDGIFDALRLSGMAPAAIYGGKVAALTVQLLAVEAVLAVAVAVFYDTAFSGPVLIVGVALVATLGIAGSGAVYGALAARLRSGSTLLPLLLLPLLAPVLISATRGFEVALGREAGPGWPWVALLGIFAAVYLTLGALLFRPLLEDA; encoded by the coding sequence ATGAGGAAGGACCTGCGGCTGGAGTGGCGGTCCAAGGTCGGGATCGGCCAGGTCCTGCCGTTCTCGCTGCTGGTGGTCCTGCTGTTCGCGTTCGCTCTCGACCCCGACCGGGGCGTGCTCGATCGGGTCACATCGGGCCTCTTCTGGGTCGTGGTCCTGTTCTCGTCGGTCCTGACGATCGAGCGGGCGTTCTCGATCGAGGCGTCGGACGGGATCTTCGACGCCCTGCGCCTCTCGGGCATGGCGCCGGCCGCGATCTACGGGGGCAAGGTCGCCGCCCTCACCGTGCAGCTGCTGGCCGTCGAGGCCGTCCTCGCTGTCGCCGTCGCGGTCTTCTACGACACCGCCTTCAGCGGCCCGGTCCTGATCGTCGGCGTGGCGCTCGTCGCCACCCTCGGCATCGCCGGGTCGGGGGCCGTGTACGGGGCGCTGGCCGCCCGTCTGCGCAGCGGATCGACGTTGCTCCCGCTGCTCCTGCTGCCGCTCCTGGCCCCTGTGCTCATCTCCGCGACCCGCGGATTCGAAGTGGCCCTGGGGCGCGAAGCTGGTCCCGGCTGGCCCTGGGTCGCCCTGTTGGGCATCTTTGCAGCGGTCTACCTGACACTTGGAGCGCTTCTCTTCCGCCCGCTCCTGGAGGACGCATGA
- a CDS encoding class E sortase → MLSKVLGFVGRAFIIVGLFILGFVAFQLWGTSIEEGRNQSELTDRLATSVEDTADVSESDDAGELADALAKALEDQDPATAPATPAPAEGEPVGIIEIPKIGLERVIVQGVTKADLKKGPGHYPGTPLPGQAGNAGIAGHRTTYGAPFNRIDELVPGDEITITTPQGRFLYKVIKAPDSDAAPYIVKPSDVSVLEDKGDNRITLTACHPEYSARERIIVNAVLSAPPAPTSPPSKAVEKAVAASDNALDEGMAGDDSALLPAALLALAALAVGLLAWFVGKRWKRWPMWLLGTPLVLALVWSSYVHLDRYLPSL, encoded by the coding sequence GTGCTGTCGAAGGTCCTGGGGTTCGTCGGGCGGGCGTTCATCATCGTCGGTCTGTTCATCCTGGGCTTCGTCGCGTTCCAGCTCTGGGGCACCTCGATCGAGGAGGGCCGCAACCAGTCCGAGCTGACCGACCGGCTGGCCACCTCGGTCGAGGACACCGCCGACGTGTCGGAGTCCGACGACGCCGGCGAGCTGGCCGACGCCCTGGCGAAGGCGCTCGAGGACCAGGACCCCGCCACGGCCCCCGCCACCCCGGCCCCCGCCGAGGGCGAGCCGGTCGGCATCATCGAGATCCCGAAGATCGGCCTGGAGCGCGTCATCGTGCAGGGCGTCACCAAGGCGGACCTCAAGAAGGGCCCCGGCCACTACCCCGGCACGCCGCTGCCCGGTCAGGCCGGCAACGCCGGCATCGCCGGTCACCGCACCACGTACGGCGCGCCGTTCAACCGCATCGACGAGCTGGTGCCGGGCGACGAGATCACGATCACCACGCCCCAGGGCCGCTTCCTCTACAAGGTGATCAAGGCCCCAGACTCCGACGCCGCCCCGTACATCGTGAAGCCGTCCGACGTGTCGGTGCTCGAGGACAAGGGCGACAACCGGATCACGTTGACCGCGTGCCACCCCGAGTACTCCGCCCGGGAGCGCATCATCGTCAACGCCGTGCTGTCGGCGCCGCCGGCGCCCACGTCGCCGCCGTCCAAGGCGGTCGAGAAGGCGGTCGCGGCATCGGACAACGCGCTCGACGAGGGCATGGCCGGCGACGACTCGGCGCTGCTGCCCGCCGCGCTGCTCGCCCTCGCCGCGCTGGCGGTCGGCCTGCTCGCGTGGTTCGTCGGGAAGCGGTGGAAGCGGTGGCCGATGTGGCTGCTCGGCACCCCGTTGGTCCTCGCCCTCGTCTGGTCGAGCTACGTGCACCTGGACCGGTACCTCCCCTCGCTGTGA
- the ppc gene encoding phosphoenolpyruvate carboxylase yields the protein MVDLGAAGSSAAAPPDRDEGERELRDDIRLLGTVLGRVIAEQHGEATLDLVEGVRRLSVQVAREPGTRPDLVALLGGCDVATALIVIRAFSQFSLLANIAEDVDASRRRREAARSPTPPPASLAGAVEHLAASGLDPSSIRSLVERLQVSPVLTAHPTEVRRKTVLEVQRDVDASLRVRPLLDLDVGVVDREEWEAELHRQVLLLWQTALLRLTKLRVRDEINESLRYYDLSLFHEVPGVHRRLEDRLVARWPEAMAGIEVDAVRMGSWIGGDRDGNPFVTADLFSYAVERQVSTVLEHHLRQLERLGLELSMSTRLVTPSPMLLDLADASMDDSPFRQDEPYRRALRGMYARLAATATSLLGRVPWTAPHADLPPYVRPAELLSDLDVVDASLRGHGAGALADARLRRVRGGVAAFGFHLCALDLRQNASVHEQVVAELLLVGGACDDYAALDEVDRIDLLRGELRTARPLVGPHRPLSELAAGELAILRAAADAVRSVGPEVLPHYVISGCGSVSDVLEVAVLLREVGLAGPDRLDLDIVPLFETIDDLARSGATMTAVLGDDRYRAWVQGRGGTQEVMLGYSDSNKDGGYLASNWSLYRAGVDLVRVARAAGVRLRLFHGRGGTVGRGGGPSYDAVLAQPPGSVDGAIRITEQGEIIAARYSDPQMAGEHLESLVAATLEASALDLEGLADDAPSAYADLDELSALARAAYRDLVFGTEGFVGWFRAVTPLVEIADLNIGSRPASRKASDRIEDLRAIPWVFSWSQCRLNLPGWYGAGSALAEWIGDDPARLDRLRRLHESWGAFRTVVSNMAMVLAKSDLGIAAEYMSLDPEADRAAALFDRVAAEHDRAVRAVLSITGRDGLLADNPRLERSVRHRFPYLEPLHHLQVQLLRRRRAGDDDPLVQRGIHLTINGIATALRNSG from the coding sequence GTGGTCGACCTCGGAGCCGCGGGCTCCTCCGCCGCCGCACCTCCGGATCGCGACGAGGGCGAGCGGGAGCTGCGCGACGACATCCGCCTGCTCGGCACCGTGCTCGGCCGGGTCATCGCCGAGCAGCACGGCGAGGCGACGCTCGACCTCGTCGAGGGGGTGCGCCGGCTGTCGGTGCAGGTGGCGCGGGAGCCCGGCACCCGTCCCGACCTCGTGGCGCTGCTCGGCGGGTGCGACGTGGCCACCGCGCTCATCGTGATCCGGGCCTTCAGCCAGTTCTCGCTGCTCGCCAACATCGCGGAGGACGTCGACGCGAGCCGTCGGCGCCGCGAGGCGGCGCGCTCGCCGACGCCGCCGCCCGCGAGCCTGGCGGGCGCGGTCGAGCACCTGGCGGCCAGCGGGCTCGACCCGTCGTCGATCCGGTCGCTGGTCGAGCGGCTGCAGGTGTCGCCGGTCCTGACGGCGCACCCGACCGAGGTGCGGCGCAAGACCGTGCTCGAGGTCCAGCGCGACGTGGACGCCTCGCTGCGCGTCCGGCCGCTCCTCGACCTCGACGTCGGCGTCGTCGACCGGGAGGAGTGGGAGGCGGAGCTGCACCGCCAGGTCCTGCTCCTGTGGCAGACCGCGCTCCTGCGGCTCACGAAGCTGCGCGTCCGGGACGAGATCAACGAGTCGCTCCGCTACTACGACCTGTCGCTGTTCCACGAGGTGCCCGGCGTGCACCGCCGGCTCGAGGATCGCCTCGTGGCGCGCTGGCCCGAGGCGATGGCGGGCATCGAGGTCGACGCCGTCCGGATGGGGTCGTGGATCGGCGGCGACCGCGACGGCAACCCGTTCGTCACGGCGGATCTGTTCTCGTACGCGGTCGAGCGCCAGGTGTCGACGGTGCTCGAGCACCACCTCCGGCAGCTCGAGCGCCTGGGCCTGGAGCTGTCGATGTCGACCCGGCTCGTGACGCCGAGCCCGATGCTGCTCGACCTGGCGGACGCCTCGATGGACGACTCGCCGTTCCGCCAGGACGAGCCGTACCGGCGGGCGCTGCGCGGGATGTACGCCCGACTCGCCGCGACGGCCACCTCGCTGCTCGGCCGGGTGCCGTGGACCGCACCGCACGCCGACCTGCCGCCCTACGTCCGACCCGCCGAGCTGCTCTCCGACCTCGACGTCGTGGACGCGTCGCTGCGGGGCCACGGCGCCGGTGCCCTGGCCGACGCCCGGCTGCGCCGCGTCCGTGGCGGGGTGGCCGCCTTCGGCTTCCACCTCTGCGCCCTCGACCTCCGCCAGAACGCCAGCGTCCACGAGCAGGTCGTCGCCGAGCTGCTCCTCGTCGGCGGTGCGTGCGACGACTACGCCGCGCTCGACGAGGTGGACCGGATCGACCTGCTGCGGGGCGAGCTCCGGACCGCACGGCCGCTGGTCGGACCGCACCGACCGCTGTCGGAGCTCGCCGCCGGCGAGCTGGCGATCCTCCGGGCCGCGGCCGACGCCGTCCGCAGCGTCGGTCCCGAGGTGCTGCCGCACTACGTCATCTCGGGCTGCGGGTCCGTGAGCGACGTGCTCGAGGTGGCGGTCCTCCTGCGGGAGGTCGGCCTGGCCGGGCCCGACCGCCTCGACCTCGACATCGTGCCGCTGTTCGAGACGATCGACGACCTGGCCCGCTCGGGGGCGACGATGACGGCGGTGCTCGGCGACGACCGCTACCGCGCGTGGGTCCAGGGCCGCGGCGGCACCCAGGAGGTCATGCTCGGGTACTCGGACTCGAACAAGGACGGCGGGTACCTCGCCTCGAACTGGAGCCTCTACCGGGCCGGGGTCGACCTCGTCCGGGTCGCCCGGGCCGCCGGGGTGCGGCTCCGGCTGTTCCACGGCCGGGGCGGGACCGTGGGTCGAGGAGGCGGCCCGAGCTACGACGCCGTGCTGGCGCAGCCGCCGGGCAGCGTCGACGGCGCGATCCGGATCACCGAGCAGGGCGAGATCATCGCGGCCCGCTACTCGGACCCGCAGATGGCCGGCGAGCACCTGGAGTCGCTCGTGGCCGCGACGCTCGAGGCGAGCGCCCTCGACCTCGAGGGGCTGGCCGACGACGCCCCGTCCGCGTACGCCGACCTGGACGAGCTGTCGGCCCTGGCCCGGGCGGCGTACCGCGACCTGGTGTTCGGCACGGAGGGCTTCGTCGGCTGGTTCCGGGCGGTCACGCCGCTCGTCGAGATCGCGGACCTCAACATCGGGAGCCGACCTGCGTCCCGGAAGGCGTCGGACCGGATCGAGGACCTCCGGGCCATCCCGTGGGTGTTCAGCTGGAGCCAGTGCCGGCTGAACCTGCCCGGCTGGTACGGCGCGGGCAGCGCGCTGGCCGAGTGGATCGGCGACGACCCGGCGCGCCTCGACCGGCTCCGCCGCCTCCACGAGTCGTGGGGCGCCTTCCGCACCGTCGTGTCGAACATGGCCATGGTGCTCGCCAAGTCCGACCTGGGCATCGCTGCGGAGTACATGTCGCTCGACCCCGAGGCCGACCGGGCCGCAGCGCTGTTCGACCGGGTCGCCGCGGAGCACGACCGCGCCGTGCGGGCGGTCCTGTCGATCACCGGGCGCGACGGCCTGCTCGCCGACAACCCCCGCCTGGAGCGCAGCGTCCGCCACCGGTTCCCGTACCTGGAACCGCTGCACCACCTCCAGGTGCAGCTCCTGCGGCGTCGCCGGGCCGGCGACGACGACCCGCTGGTGCAGCGGGGCATCCACCTGACGATCAACGGGATCGCCACCGCCCTGCGCAACTCGGGCTGA
- the ccmA gene encoding heme ABC exporter ATP-binding protein CcmA, translated as MEHAVHLRDAVTLLGRFPALAGVDLDVARGEVVLLRGPNGAGKTTLLRVCAGLAAVSSGVAEVLGVDLVRHRAGVRRRVGLLGHATFLYEDLTVTENVDFWARAAGAEVADGRRALDRLEVAARLYDLPVHALSAGQRRRVSFAAMVARRPELWLLDEPHAGLDASGRDIVDGLVREAASVGATVLFASHELDRAGDVADRTVEVVGGTVAAPAAPPTDRSVMPETSTSTHLASQKVERSTGA; from the coding sequence TTGGAGCACGCAGTCCACCTCCGCGACGCCGTCACCCTGCTGGGCCGGTTCCCCGCCCTGGCCGGGGTCGACCTGGACGTGGCGCGGGGCGAGGTCGTGCTGCTGCGGGGGCCCAACGGCGCCGGGAAGACGACGCTCCTGCGCGTCTGCGCCGGCCTGGCCGCCGTGTCCTCCGGGGTCGCCGAGGTGCTGGGGGTGGACCTGGTCCGCCACCGTGCCGGCGTCCGCCGCCGGGTGGGCCTGCTCGGCCACGCGACGTTCCTCTACGAGGACCTCACCGTCACCGAGAACGTCGACTTCTGGGCCCGGGCCGCAGGGGCCGAGGTGGCCGACGGCCGCCGTGCGCTCGATCGCCTCGAGGTGGCGGCGCGCCTGTACGACCTCCCGGTGCACGCACTGTCGGCCGGGCAGCGGCGCCGCGTGTCCTTCGCGGCCATGGTGGCCCGGCGCCCCGAGCTCTGGCTGCTGGACGAGCCCCACGCCGGCCTGGACGCGAGCGGCCGGGACATCGTCGACGGCCTGGTGCGGGAGGCCGCCTCGGTCGGCGCCACCGTGCTGTTCGCCTCCCACGAGCTCGACCGGGCGGGCGACGTCGCCGACCGGACCGTCGAGGTGGTCGGGGGCACGGTCGCCGCTCCGGCCGCCCCGCCGACCGACCGTTCTGTGATGCCAGAGACGTCCACATCGACGCATCTGGCATCACAGAAGGTGGAGAGGTCGACCGGTGCGTGA
- a CDS encoding cytochrome c maturation protein CcmE produces the protein MAVTDRPDPSLQDDPESADALPLEDGPVASTPDADRLDVTPRTGPGSAPTGRSGSRTRTYVAVGAVAVIVIGLGLVLFNGLRDASTFFYNVDEVAAQRDSLQGQRIRVQGNVVDGSVRRTDDGVAFVLRFKGEEIPVQHVGDPPELFGPKIPVVLEGELDGDTFRSDTILIRHDASYDEENEDRVREAERDAEQTGASTTTAPGADEEGPALGGASG, from the coding sequence GTGGCTGTGACCGACCGCCCCGACCCCTCGCTCCAGGACGACCCCGAGTCGGCCGACGCCCTCCCCCTCGAGGACGGTCCGGTCGCCAGCACCCCCGACGCCGACCGGCTCGACGTCACGCCCCGCACCGGGCCCGGGTCTGCGCCGACCGGGCGCAGCGGGTCCCGCACCCGCACCTACGTCGCGGTGGGCGCGGTGGCCGTCATCGTCATCGGCCTCGGCCTCGTGCTGTTCAACGGGCTCCGGGACGCGTCGACGTTCTTCTACAACGTCGACGAGGTGGCGGCGCAGCGTGACTCGCTGCAGGGCCAGCGGATCCGCGTGCAGGGCAACGTCGTCGACGGCTCGGTGCGCAGGACCGACGACGGCGTTGCGTTCGTGCTCCGGTTCAAGGGCGAGGAGATCCCCGTCCAGCACGTGGGCGATCCGCCCGAGCTGTTCGGTCCGAAGATCCCCGTGGTGCTCGAGGGCGAGCTCGACGGCGACACGTTCCGCAGCGACACGATCCTGATCCGCCACGACGCCTCGTACGACGAGGAGAACGAGGATCGGGTCCGCGAGGCCGAGCGCGACGCGGAGCAGACCGGTGCCAGCACGACGACGGCGCCCGGCGCCGACGAGGAGGGGCCTGCGCTGGGGGGTGCCTCCGGGTGA
- a CDS encoding septum formation family protein, which translates to MALRRTAVAVLALLLAGATASCSDDATEAGATTTTTVATTTTVGLPAGAEAVGLRELDVGQCFEQPRDDPGAEDRAVWLVGCADPHTHEVYAVVTYEGDTVKGGGYPGTTVVQDWAEQTCYAQFEGFVGRAWTTSSFDIETWWPSEESWGRSDRKVICTVYPSSGGRTTGSARGSDA; encoded by the coding sequence ATGGCACTGCGCCGGACGGCCGTCGCCGTGCTCGCCCTGCTCCTCGCCGGTGCCACCGCCTCGTGCTCGGACGACGCCACCGAGGCCGGGGCGACGACGACCACGACCGTCGCCACCACGACGACGGTCGGCCTGCCCGCCGGCGCCGAGGCCGTGGGCCTGCGCGAGCTCGACGTCGGCCAGTGCTTCGAGCAGCCGCGGGACGACCCGGGCGCCGAGGACCGCGCCGTCTGGCTGGTCGGCTGCGCGGACCCGCACACGCACGAGGTCTACGCCGTCGTCACCTACGAAGGCGACACCGTCAAGGGCGGCGGCTACCCGGGCACCACCGTCGTCCAGGACTGGGCGGAGCAGACCTGCTACGCCCAGTTCGAGGGCTTCGTCGGGCGCGCCTGGACCACGTCGTCGTTCGACATCGAGACCTGGTGGCCGTCCGAGGAGTCGTGGGGCCGCAGCGACCGCAAGGTCATCTGCACCGTGTACCCGTCGAGCGGCGGCCGCACGACGGGCAGCGCACGCGGCAGCGACGCCTGA
- the ccsA gene encoding cytochrome c biogenesis protein CcsA, with protein sequence MENQSAATAVAPGDPAPAAGPLSTGSRATRVLGAISLVGIAALVLFGLVLTEPDAELGETIRILYMHVPTVSTAYLAFVITAVASVMYLWKRTEFWDLLAASSAELGVLFFALTILNGMLWGKITWGVFWRWEPRLTTTAVLMLTYVGYLAVRQIPNDTRTRGTISAVIGIMAVINIPITHKAVDWWRGLHQEKTIFGTVDPDMKGLQLFTAYLGLVVFLVLFAWLLIHRFRVAWLAERAADVGVDAAIAERRAERAAGPGTGAPLGSLDGPGGAA encoded by the coding sequence GTGGAGAACCAGAGCGCCGCCACGGCCGTGGCCCCGGGCGACCCGGCACCGGCCGCCGGCCCGCTCAGCACGGGCTCGCGCGCCACCCGGGTGCTCGGCGCCATCAGCCTGGTCGGCATCGCCGCCCTGGTCCTGTTCGGCCTCGTGCTCACCGAGCCCGACGCCGAGCTGGGCGAGACCATCCGCATCCTCTACATGCACGTGCCGACGGTCTCGACCGCGTACCTGGCGTTCGTGATCACCGCGGTCGCGTCGGTCATGTACCTGTGGAAGCGGACCGAGTTCTGGGACCTGCTCGCAGCGTCGTCGGCCGAGCTCGGCGTGCTCTTCTTCGCCCTCACGATCCTCAACGGGATGCTCTGGGGGAAGATCACGTGGGGCGTCTTCTGGCGCTGGGAGCCCCGCCTGACCACGACCGCGGTCCTGATGCTGACCTACGTCGGCTACCTCGCCGTGCGGCAGATCCCGAACGACACCCGCACCCGGGGCACGATCAGCGCCGTCATCGGGATCATGGCGGTGATCAACATCCCGATCACCCACAAGGCCGTCGACTGGTGGCGGGGCCTGCACCAGGAGAAGACGATCTTCGGCACCGTCGACCCCGACATGAAGGGCCTGCAGCTCTTCACCGCCTACCTGGGGCTCGTCGTCTTCCTGGTCCTCTTCGCCTGGCTGCTGATCCACCGCTTCCGCGTAGCGTGGCTGGCCGAGCGGGCCGCCGACGTGGGCGTCGACGCCGCCATCGCCGAGCGCCGTGCCGAGCGTGCGGCCGGACCGGGGACCGGCGCCCCGCTGGGATCGCTCGACGGACCGGGAGGTGCGGCATGA
- a CDS encoding enoyl-CoA hydratase/isomerase family protein — protein sequence MSGSPAQPASDPSGAALSPSHEAGELLYEVVDGIATLTINRPERRNALSWDVIEGLRSHVAAARTDPDVRVLVLTGSGDRAFCAGADLTGMRADAGYADVHDARGELARLFDDLWSLGKPTIARVRGYCLAGGFGLALSCDLVVAADDATFGTPEIDVGLWPYMITVPLCRSMPPKKALELMMTGRRIDAAEADRLGLLSRLVPVEGLDAAVHELAATLAAKSPSVMKLGRDSFYAVWDQSAADALRLLHPMLTVTTELEDAAEGIAAFVEKRPPVWRGR from the coding sequence ATGTCGGGATCACCAGCCCAACCGGCGAGCGACCCCTCCGGCGCGGCCCTCTCCCCCTCCCACGAGGCGGGTGAGCTGCTCTACGAGGTGGTCGACGGGATCGCCACGCTGACCATCAACCGGCCCGAGCGCCGCAACGCGCTCAGCTGGGACGTCATCGAGGGACTCCGCAGCCACGTCGCCGCCGCCCGCACCGACCCCGACGTGCGGGTGCTCGTCCTCACCGGCTCCGGCGACCGCGCGTTCTGCGCCGGGGCGGACCTCACCGGCATGCGCGCCGACGCCGGCTACGCCGACGTGCACGACGCCCGCGGCGAGCTGGCGCGCCTCTTCGACGACCTGTGGTCGCTCGGCAAGCCGACGATCGCACGCGTGCGCGGCTACTGCCTGGCCGGTGGGTTCGGCCTCGCGCTGAGCTGCGACCTGGTGGTCGCCGCCGACGACGCGACCTTCGGCACGCCCGAGATCGACGTCGGGCTGTGGCCGTACATGATCACCGTGCCGCTGTGCCGGTCGATGCCGCCCAAGAAGGCGCTCGAGCTGATGATGACCGGACGGCGCATCGACGCCGCCGAGGCCGACCGCCTGGGCCTGCTCAGCCGGCTGGTGCCGGTGGAGGGCCTCGACGCCGCGGTCCACGAGCTCGCGGCCACGCTCGCCGCCAAGTCGCCGTCGGTGATGAAGCTGGGCCGCGACAGCTTCTACGCGGTGTGGGACCAGTCGGCGGCCGACGCGCTGCGCCTGCTCCACCCGATGCTGACCGTGACGACCGAGCTCGAGGACGCGGCCGAGGGCATCGCCGCGTTCGTGGAGAAGCGCCCGCCGGTCTGGCGCGGTCGCTGA
- a CDS encoding DUF5317 family protein, translating into MALLPTLLAIGIGVGLGLYWGGRISNLLAWVPPLWEALVAGVVLNVLLDVLPWSGAIMTFLSILATGALLAFAVVNVRIGGMVLVVVGLGLNLFVTVINWGMPVSTSALASAGIVSEAQVDELVLTGGREAASGALFGFLGDVIPLPWGQVISIGDVLVLIGLALVVASILRRYEVGRPSGTNRQGRGGSGDYRSALDALGRGPAPRRGPGLHPSRMGSGSGGRRRR; encoded by the coding sequence GTGGCACTGCTCCCCACCCTGCTGGCGATCGGCATCGGCGTGGGCCTCGGGCTGTACTGGGGCGGCCGCATCTCGAACCTCCTCGCGTGGGTCCCCCCGCTGTGGGAGGCGCTGGTCGCCGGCGTCGTGCTGAACGTCCTGCTCGACGTGCTGCCGTGGTCCGGGGCGATCATGACGTTCCTGTCGATCCTCGCGACGGGTGCGCTGCTGGCCTTCGCCGTGGTCAACGTCCGCATCGGCGGGATGGTCCTCGTGGTCGTGGGCCTCGGTCTCAACCTCTTCGTCACGGTCATCAACTGGGGCATGCCGGTCAGCACGTCCGCGCTGGCGTCGGCCGGCATCGTCAGCGAGGCGCAGGTCGACGAGCTGGTGCTCACCGGCGGCCGCGAGGCGGCGAGCGGTGCGCTGTTCGGCTTCCTCGGCGACGTGATCCCGCTGCCGTGGGGCCAGGTCATCTCGATCGGCGACGTGCTCGTCCTGATCGGGCTCGCGCTGGTCGTGGCCAGCATCCTCCGGCGCTACGAGGTCGGTCGGCCGAGCGGCACGAACCGCCAGGGCCGGGGTGGCTCGGGCGACTACCGCTCGGCGCTCGACGCGCTCGGGAGGGGACCGGCACCGAGGCGGGGCCCCGGCCTCCACCCGTCGCGCATGGGCAGCGGCAGCGGTGGCCGGCGTCGCCGTTGA
- a CDS encoding enoyl-CoA hydratase-related protein, protein MTIVSYSQDGAVARLRISRPERRNALNHQALDELHDGVRRAAAAELRALVVTGDDDQFCAGADLKELEDLAFTRALRAALDDLAALPFPTVAAIAGACMGLGTQIALSCDLRLATPDARFAVPVAKLGLMVDHWTVQRLALLAGHSTARWMLLTAEPVTAAEAHRVGLVHQLVEPGDGGPGASVLAAADELAERISHLAPLALSGSKLGLDLLERPGGEVDADGRYLAAFEAAWASDDLVEGRRAFGERRSPAFRGR, encoded by the coding sequence ATGACGATCGTCTCGTACTCGCAGGACGGCGCGGTGGCGCGCCTGCGCATCTCCCGTCCCGAGCGCCGCAACGCGCTGAACCACCAGGCGCTCGACGAGCTGCACGACGGCGTCCGCCGCGCTGCGGCGGCCGAACTGCGCGCCCTCGTCGTCACCGGCGACGACGACCAGTTCTGCGCCGGCGCGGACCTCAAGGAGCTCGAGGACCTCGCGTTCACGCGCGCCCTCCGCGCCGCCCTGGACGACCTCGCCGCGCTGCCGTTCCCGACCGTCGCCGCCATCGCCGGCGCCTGCATGGGGCTGGGCACCCAGATCGCGCTGAGCTGCGACCTGCGCCTGGCCACACCCGACGCACGCTTCGCGGTGCCCGTCGCCAAGCTCGGCCTGATGGTCGACCACTGGACCGTGCAGCGCCTGGCGCTGCTGGCCGGGCACTCGACGGCTCGCTGGATGCTGCTCACGGCGGAACCGGTCACGGCGGCCGAGGCCCACCGGGTCGGGTTGGTGCACCAGCTGGTCGAGCCGGGTGACGGCGGCCCGGGCGCGTCCGTGCTCGCTGCGGCCGACGAGCTGGCCGAGCGCATCTCGCACCTGGCGCCGCTCGCCTTGTCGGGCTCGAAGCTCGGGCTCGACCTGCTCGAGCGGCCCGGGGGAGAGGTCGACGCCGACGGCCGGTACCTCGCCGCGTTCGAGGCGGCCTGGGCGTCCGACGACCTCGTCGAGGGCCGCCGGGCGTTCGGCGAGCGCCGGTCGCCCGCCTTCCGCGGCAGGTGA